The Ranitomeya variabilis isolate aRanVar5 chromosome 7, aRanVar5.hap1, whole genome shotgun sequence DNA window CAGTCCTGCGGAGTTGTAACTAGGCTTTCATCACCCGGGCAAATATTCCGTTTACAGCCCTCGGCCTATACCTAAATACCCTTGGCTAAAGCAGAGCGGCTTGTTGACGCCTCCTCTGGCACCGGGGACACAGGCACTTGCCAGCATTCCTCCCCCCACTCCAGTTACCGGTTATAAACTACTAATTAATTATATTCATTGTTCACTGTAATAATCCACTtctgaaattaaaaaaacaaacatttaatcTGTCCACTTACGCAAGCTCGTCTTCCTCAATGTATCCACTGCAATCCCTGTCAAGGATTTCGAATACTTTCTTGACCTGATCGGCGGACTTGCTGCTCAGACCAACCTTCTGGAAGAAAGGTTTGTACTGAAAGAAGTTGTCAGCTGTAGAAAGgaaatgaaaagaaaagaaaaattccaTTACAAATGGTCAAGGggtacagaaataaaaaaaaaagttatacaagATTTGGAAATAGCGCCACTCTTGTCTATGGGcaatgtgtggtattgcagctcatcactTGTAGACCAGAGTGGCGCTGTATAAAAAAAAGCAGACAAACTTCCTATTTCAATCTCATACATCCGCTTTAAGGATTACATTCACACTGAGGAATATTCCCTCACACATCTGTCCAGTAATTGTGGTATTCATGTAAACAAGGACAAATtaggtttattattttatgagttGATATCCCACTATTTATCTACTCttatctatttttctatctatatctatttattCATTTGTTTCTGTCTTTATCTTtcatctgtctatctatgtatctatcatttttttattgctttttagctatctttcttagtttttctttctgatttttatctatctaattatctatctaattatctagcATTTTTATCTTGATTGCTATCTTTCTTTGATTTTCTTGcttttttatctattatctatttatctcttATCTGTATGTCTGTCTATCTAATTAATgaaaatttggcagcactaccaaaaAAAGCCAGGTGTAATAAAACATGTTAAGGTGATGTCCCAAcctccaaaatattttttttcttctgatgatctatctatctatctatctatctatctatctatctatctatctatctatctatctatctttctatctatcatctatctatctatcatctactgtatctagagttttattactatctatctatctgtctatcccatatctattcattatctatctattatctatctatctattaactttctatctatctattatctatcatctatctatgatctatctattatctatctttctattatctattatctatctatttaggacaagaaaaaatgaaggcagccagcactccaataaatgaaaaaaaactgtGCAATTTTTTGGCCGATGTTCCAATAAACTGCAGTTTTTTTCATCTattggtgtgctgccttcattttttcttGTTCTATTGTAAAGATTTAGTACATACCTGGAAGGTTTTTGCACCCTTTTGTATTTTTGTGCCGctttttgtcttttatttttatctatctatttatctatctatctatctatctttatcttatctttatttaaaaaaaaaagaataattttaAGTATTATAATTATGGTAGAATAACATgaactgaaagggaatctgtcatgttaaTAATaacgccattaacctgcagatttgcacattaggaaagagaaaaaaatggcATGTAGTCTATCGTTTAAGAacagttaggccggagacacactggtgcgagagacggccgagtctcgctggttaaaagcaagctgtggcacctgtattccggagctgagcgtgcagctccatgtattgctatggagccgcacgctccgctccggagtgcaggtgccacagcttgcttttaaccagcgagactcggccgtctctcgcaccagtgtgtctccggccttagtcaGGCACAAGCTTGAAACACGTAAGAAATCTACTATCGAATACTCCATAtattgcaaaaaggaaaacaagGGAGTTACATGCTTCAATGTAACTATTAATGCATATAATATAGAATACATAATAAGACATAAAATTCATAAAGATGGAAAG harbors:
- the LOC143785800 gene encoding parvalbumin beta-like is translated as MEFFFSFHFLSTADNFFQYKPFFQKVGLSSKSADQVKKVFEILDRDCSGYIEEDELALFLQNFKSNARALNDAETKAFLKAGDSDGEGKIGVDEFQALVKA